A window from Malassezia restricta chromosome I, complete sequence encodes these proteins:
- a CDS encoding polyadenylation factor subunit 2, translating to MSTGVAYWQPSKYLDAPKPPPPDARDREEEAATATALAAGYEGRRARRYVQRRTVDYWGTVPLWMRHRACRGVARHDAFLRPSPHQVIGLLPPSAYEESATSVASVPVHISTNKVRCSVNIVRWLPEARRLLTGSTSGEFTLWNGLMFNFETILQAHDSAVRAMEWSHSGSWLVSADQNGQIKYFQSNMNNLQAFPGHRDAIRGLSFAPDDQRFVTASDDSTLKIWSFDEAQEESTLKGHGWEVKCVQWHPTQALLVSGSKDNLVKFWDPRSGVDLGTFHGHKNTVQSVRWNPDGHIVATASRDQSIKLYDIRAMAELYTLKGHSKEVCTVEWHPIHHDLLVSGGSDGSILHWSLRSSIPESPIHVMPSAHESNVWSLQWHPLGHLLASGSNDHTTRFWSRSRPGEQIEPEHGALSSTDRTDGDEDVIPGLSKHADDVPDVAPSLGASGAWARPARRIRRGPGGW from the coding sequence ATGTCGACGGGCGTGGCGTATTGGCAGCCCAGCAAGTACCTGGATGCGCCgaagccgccgccgcctgaTGCGCGCGACAGagaggaagaggccgcTACAGCGACGGCTCTCGCTGCAGGCTATGAAGGgcgacgagcacgacgctACGtacagcgacgcaccgtcGACTATTGGGGCACTGTGCCGCTATGGATGCGCCACCGCGCTTGCCGTGgcgtggcgcgccacgacgcgtTCCTGCGGCCCAGTCCGCACCAGGTCATTGGGCTACTTCCGCCATCTGCGTATGAGGAGTCTGCGACGTCTGTGGCCAGCGTGCCTGTACATATATCGACGAACAAAGTGCGATGCTCTGTCAACATTGTGCGCTGGCTTCCGGAGGCACGGCGTCTTCTGACGGGCTCGACGAGCGGTGAATTCACGCTCTGGAATGGGCTCATGTTCAACTTTGAGACGATTTTGCAGGCGCACGACTCAGCGGTGCGGGCCATGGAGTGGTCGCATTCGGGATCGTGGCTCGTATCTGCCGACCAGAATGGCCAGATCAAGTACTTCCAAAGCAATATGAACAACTTGCAGGCCTTTCCGGGCCACAGAGATGCCATTCGAGGCCTGAGCTTTGCGCCGGACGACCAGCGATTCGTGACGGCCTCGGATGACAGCACTCTCAAGATCTGGTCGTtcgacgaggcacaggAGGAATCGACGCTGAAGGGCCATGGATGGGAAGTCAAGTGCGTGCAATGGCACCCGACGCAGGCCTTGCTTGTATCGGGTAGCAAAGACAACCTCGTCAAATTCTGGGACCCGCGCTCCGGGGTGGACTTGGGCACGTTCCATGGCCACAAGAACACGGTGCAATCCGTGCGGTGGAATCCGGATGGTCATATTGTCGCGACTGCCTCGCGTGACCAGTCGATCAAGCTGTACGATATACGTGCGATGGCCGAGCTGTACACGCTCAAGGGTCACAGCAAGGAAGTGTGCACGGTGGAATGGCACCCGATTCACCATGACCTGCTCGTATCGGGTGGCTCGGACGGCTCGATTCTGCACTGGTCCCTGCGCTCCTCGATACCCGAGTCGCCGATCCATGTCATGCCATCGGCGCACGAATCTAATGTATGGAGTCTGCAGTGGCATCCCCTTGGCCATCTCCTGGCGAGTGGCAGCAACGACCACACGACGCGCTTTTGGAGTCGGAGTCGGCCGGGCGAGCAAATCGAGCCTGAGCACGGCGCGCTTTCTTCTACCGACAGGACTGATGGCGATGAAGATGTTATTCCCGGTCTATCCAAacatgccgacgacgtgccagacgtggcgccgagcctcggcgcctcgggcgcCTGGGCTCGGCCTGCGCGTCGAATCAGGCGTGGGCCGGGTGGGTGGTAG
- a CDS encoding phosphoinositide PI4,5P, with protein MTDAHSTLTRATTASRKSTIASRNASLIKKNTGPLELRPSDILIERFTGWKNIVKMLISYFEGISDIEYNTAKEMTKLGGVIQVPFREGNQFLGEDGLQDIFYSIREKTRTISDHHANLAKTVEGSIVQHLHKLRQEIKAHIANVQQDTGKLANMVAREREVSTKMISDLARSITLLKNTPMSVSPREDPYTANQAVSIQLQRQVNEENALQKSIIIMQQNSAHFEEAVVRSIQSAWQTFDEWSGRMSAQVQDTWLGLGVHMRSLEPNAEWIAFASRSDHLLDPDTPLRNPETIDYPGKEDPSVIPVHQGMLERKKRFTNAYKESFYVLTPAGYLHEHGSSDPIRHPVPELSLFLPECTLGAPSTAAASTHKFHIEGRTGQQANMFGTNVAYTFRARSHDEMMEWWNDIKQLSKVYLTTSEQMDRSGPVPAAVRAAGYRDEDEEELEDDEEEVEEEDEEYDEGEYITTHHHFGAAPAIPSTVTSAAPVTVLDDLRRHEQVPLYSGPAQGSNIEMGANGYALEKKPQPAEPSTADRAEEVAHISS; from the exons ATGACGGACGCCCACTCAACCCTCACTCGGGCTACGACCGCGAGTCGTAAGTCGACGATTGCTAGCCGAAATGCTTCCCTGATCAAAAAAAACACGGGCCCGCTTGAGCTGCGCCCTTCGGACATCTTGATCGAGCGTTTCACTG GCTGGAAGAATATCGTCAAGATGCTCATCTCGTACTTTGAGGGCATCTCTGATATCGAGTACAACACGGCCAAGGAAATGACCAAGCTTGGTGGCGTCATCCAGGTGCCATTCCGCGAGGGCAACCAGTTCCTCGGCGAGGACGGTCTCCAGGACATCTTCTACAGCATTCGCGAGAAGACCCGCACCATTTCTGACCACCACGCTAACCTTGCCAAGACGGTGGAAGGCTCGATTGTCCAGCACCTGCACAAGTTGCGCCAGGAGATCAAGGCGCACATTGCCAACGTGCAGCAGGACACGGGTAAGCTCGCCAACATGGTGGCTCGTGAGCGTGAGGTGTCGACGAAGATGATCTCTGACCTCGCCCGCTCGATCACGCTGCTGAAGAACACGCCTATGAGCGTGAGCCCCCGCGAGGACCCGTACACGGCCAACCAGGCTGTGTCGAtccagctccagcgccagGTCAATGAGGAGAATGCTCTGCAGAAGagcatcatcatcatgcAGCAGAACTCGGCTCACTTTGAAGAGGCCGTTGTACGCAGCATCCAGAGCGCCTGGCAGACCTTTGACGAATGGAGCGGCCGCATGTCGGCTCAGGTCCAGGACACCTGGCTCGGTCTCGGtgtgcacatgcgcagccTGGAGCCCAACGCTGAGTGGATCGCCTTTGCCTCGCGCTCGGATCACCTGCTCGACCCTGACACGCCTCTGCGCAACCCTGAGACGATCGACTACCCAGGCAAGGAGGACCCCTCGGTCATTCCTGTGCACCAgggcatgctcgagcgcaagaagcgcttCACGAACGCTTACAAGGAGTCGTTCTACGTGCTCACGCCTGCCGGTTACCTCCACGAGCACGGCTCGTCTGACCCGATCCGCCACCCTGTGCCGGAGCTCTCGCTCTTCCTGCCGGAGTGCACGCTGGGTGCTCCCTCGACGGCGGCTGCCTCGACGCACAAGTTCCACATTGAGGGCCGCACTGGCCAGCAGGCCAACATGTTCGGCACGAACGTGGCCTACACGTTCCGTGCTCGCAGCCACGACGAGATGATGGAGTGGTGGAACGACATCAAGCAGCTCTCGAAGGTCTACCTCACGACCAGCGAGCAGATGGACCGCTCGGGTCCTGTGCCcgccgctgtgcgtgccgctggcTACCGtgatgaggacgaggaggagctggaagacgacgaggaagaggtcgaggaggaagatgaggagtacgacgagggcgagtACATCACGACCCACCACCACTTTGGTGCGGCTCCGGCCATTCCATCCACGGTtacgtcggcggcgcctgtcaccgtgctggacgactTGAGGCGTCACGAGCAGGTGCCGCTCTACTCGGGTCCTGCGCAGGGCTCGAACATTGAGATGGGTGCCAATGGCTACGCTCTCGAGAAGAAGCCCCAGCCAGCTGAGCCCTCCACGGCCGACCGCGCCGAGGAGGTGGCTCACATCTCGTCGTAA
- a CDS encoding ribonuclease Z → MVPMSLRILAPPTSDTSEAPSLVLQCDARKYMFNVGEGTTRVSAQHRASNMRVDHIFLTRVASETMGGIPGLLMTLADGGRGSIDIHAPPNLLYALAATRLYARRDTMALNAHEIEVREPHVCYQDEYVQIHSVPLVPAQHRSLYTDIAEKGPALDVKAQLSSPKALRGSQAKAWYECILRDAWTNSERTSPGPARSAYLLPPPPVPYAPDGPEPGRQAAVLAYICAGHTQRGKFDAEQAMALGVPPGKSFARLARGETITISRPVAWEQMDQDARQAWLRAQQRRDPGPAPMPVEDVQVASQEVVGASRAGPVFFYLHVPTPAHVEALVQSDAFAPYTHGANQHLAPEQRRTPHVMLHAAPQSVWDDERYRSWRQRFGPDCHHLLANRDVCADQLTYTSNAVSLDRLSELDAQVFAVPGHAEARVQVADALPVWPNMHVSLQPRGEPSQWQSTAPALEARAALPSWDAYCDMAKQVRSKAPVPPRTAAAGLADHLVFTTLGTGSSAPSKYRNVLSTLIEMPGDGYVVLDAGESTYFQLARRFGPGMHGWDGAGVDRILRDLRLLFVSHIHGDHHMGVARLLLERRKLRPTEPLVLVANNYTRVCLAEYDALEDLGLRDMHVFDSASLDWQRGDRTWEAGALARLERVCTAPVSHRMGHCYGIVLQHKHGWKVVFSGDTMPCEALVQAGQGATVLIHEATMQDDEAALAAAKGHSTIGQACQVAQDMHAEHLLLTHFSQRYPKLARIGAVAGVPMGIAFDMMRMTPAQLRRLVAGHGAMALLLDTEHESDDEEAKAPSPKKARRVHTSSTQFAHQYVLVSFTGHGEAPPSELSVSQGVQEALQAAHGVVGGAIHVDVLYAGPPRATTGIGEAVLRVDAAHVGVLTSALSSAHGSALATLTGRQPGLRVRLSNVSHHLGALGTNQSRAWTMQQQNDLSIYTSTV, encoded by the coding sequence ATGGTGCCTATGAGTCTGCGCATCTTGGCGCCACCGACGTCCGATACGAGTGAAGCTCCGTCGCTGGTCCTGCAGTGCGATGCTCGAAAGTACATGTTCAATGTGGGAGAAGGAACGACGCGTGTATCTGCTCAGCACCGCGCGTCAAACATGCGCGTCGATCACATTTTTTTAACGCGTGTGGCGTCAGAAACCATGGGCGGTATCCCGGGGCTGCTCATGACTCTGGCGgacggcggccgcggaTCGATCGACATCCACGCACCACCCAACCTGCTTTATGCGCTGGCAGCTACCAGACTCTATGCGCGGCGTGATACCATGGCCCTGAACGCGCATGAAATTGAGGTGCGAGAGCCGCATGTCTGCTACCAAGACGAGTATGTGCAGATACACTCCGTGCCCCTTGTGCCGGCACAGCACCGCTCACTGTATACCGACATCGCGGAGAAAGGACCAGCACTGGACGTAAAGGCCCAGCTGTCGAGTCCGaaggcgctgcgtggctcgcAGGCCAAGGCCTGGTATGAGTGTATTCTACGAGATGCATGGACCAACAGCGAACGTACATCGCCAGGCCCCGCGCGGTCTGCGTATCTGCTGCCGCCACCGCCCGTGCCGTATGCCCCGGATGGCCCCGAGCCTGGGCGTCAGGCAGCCGTGTTGGCTTATATTTGTGCAGGACATACCCAGCGTGGCAAGTttgatgccgagcaggcgaTGGCCTTGGGCGTGCCACCAGGCAAATCCTTTGCACGTCTTGCCAGGGGTGAGACGATCACGATATCACGTCCCGTTGCATGGGAGCAGATGGACCAGGACGCACGCCAGGCGTGGCttcgcgcgcagcagcgcagGGATCCCGGCCCAGCTCCTATGCCTGTCGAGGACGTCCAGGTGGCGAGCCAGGAAGTCGTAggagcgtcgcgcgcagGTCCCGTGTTCTTTTACTTGCACGTTccgacgccggcgcatgtggAAGCGTTGGTGCAGTCAGACGCGTTTGCTCCGTACACGCACGGGGCGAATCAGCATCTGGCACCCGAGCAACGACGCACGCCTCATGTGATGTTGCACGCGGCTCCCCAGAGTGTTTGGGACGATGAGCGGTACCGATCCTGGCGGCAGAGGTTTGGGCCGGACTGCCACCACCTCCTTGCTAACAGAGACGTGTGTGCGGATCAGCTCACGTACACGTCGAATGCTGTGTCGCTGGATCGACTCTCGGAGTTGGACGCACAGGTGTTTGCGGTGCCGGGCCATGCCGAGGCCCGTGTGCAAGTAGCAGACGCGCTCCCAGTCTGGCCCAACATGCACGTCTCGCTGCAGCCGCGCGGTGAGCCGTCGCAGTGGCAGTCCACGGCCCCTGCGCTCGAGGCCAGGGCAGCTCTTCCCTCCTGGGACGCTTATTGCGACATGGCGAAGCAGGTTCGAAGCAAGGCGCCggtgccgccgcgcacggctGCAGCCGGCCTAGCAGACCATCTCGTATTTACGACGCTCGGCACTGGCAGTTCGGCGCCATCCAAGTACCGCAACGTGTTGAGCACCTTGATCGAGATGCCGGGTGATGGGTACGTGGTTCTTGATGCAGGCGAGAGTACCTACTTTCAGCtggcgcgccgctttgGGCCGGGCATGCATGGCTGGGACGGCGCGGGTGTCGATCGCAtcctgcgcgacttgcgGCTGTTGTTTGTGAGTCATATCCATGGTGATCACCACATGGGTGTGGCGCGGCTCCTGCTGGAGCGCCGCAAGCTCCGGCCCACCGAGCCGCTGGTGCTTGTGGCCAACAACTATACGCGGGTGTGCCTGGCCGAGTACGATGCGTTGGAAGACCTTGGTCTGCGGGACATGCATGTCTTTGACAGTGCGTCGCTGGACTGGCAGCGGGGTGACAGGACGTGGGAGGCGGGAGCGCTAGCTCGACTCGAGCGTGTGTGTACGGCGCCTGTGTCGCACCGCATGGGCCACTGCTACGGCATCGTCTTGCAGCATAAGCATGGCTGGAAGGTGGTGTTTAGCGGCGACACGATGCCATGTGAGGCGCTTGTCCAGGCCGGTCAGGGCGCGACGGTGCTGATTCATGaggcgacgatgcaggACGATGaggccgcgctcgccgctGCGAAAGGGCACAGCACGATCGGACAGGCTTGCCAGGTGGCCCAGGACATGCATGCCGAGCACTTGTTGCTGACGCACTTTTCGCAACGATACCCGAAGCTCGCCCGGATCGGGGCCGTCGCGGGTGTGCCCATGGGCATCGCCTTCGATATGATGCGCATGACACCTGCACAGCTGCGCCGACTCGTCGCGGGCCACGGTGCCATGGCGCTTCTCCTCGACACGGAGCACGAGtcagacgacgaggaagccAAGGCGCCCAGCCCCAAAAAggcacgccgcgtccaTACGTCCAGCACGCAGTTTGCGCACCAGTACGTGCTTGTTTCGTTCACGGGCCAtggcgaggcgccgccttCCGAGCTGTCGGTAAGCCAGGGCGTGCAAGAGGCACTCCAAGCcgcgcatggcgtcgtcggcggagcgatccatgtcgacgtgcTCTATGCGGGGCCGCCTAGGGCGACGACCGGCATAGgcgaggcggtgctgcgcgtcgatgcagcgcacgtGGGTGTGTTGACGAGCGCGCTATCGAGCGCGCATGGTtcggcgctcgcgacgctcacTGGACGGCAGCCGGGGCTGCGAGTGCGTCTGTCCAACGTCTCTCATCATCTGGGCGCCCTCGGCACGAACCAGAGTCGCGCGTGGACTATGCAGCAACAAAACGACCTCTCTATCTACACAAGTACAGTATGA
- a CDS encoding 4-hydroxysphinganine ceramide fatty acyl 2-hydroxylase: protein MSWSKTFTRGDVAQHSSKEDCWVIFDNVVYDVTDFIADHPGGEDLIMEYAGQDVTAIMKNKDSHVHSRSAYTMLGDFAIGKVSLPETMSPEGMAPAFLPADAHISDDFVPEETDVAKDYVHHQFLDLSKPLIPQMWYSSFSKEFYLEQVHIPRHCKEPAQLMPYAFLEVFTKTPWYVIPMMWLPIAAAFFHLSATQYKEFFYTGNATLSNMEGYAAAFGCFVFGVVFWTFLEYLFHRFLFHMDRLLPRHQFFYLMHFLLHGIHHFLPMDRYRLVMPPVLFATLSFPMLLLAHAVLPTAMANGVISGSYSMYVVYDTMHYALHHTKLPEYVREQKRYHLEHHYKNYELGFGVTSKIWDYVFHTVLV from the coding sequence ATGTCTTGGAGCAAGACCTTCACTCGGGGCGACGTAGCGCAGCACAGCTCCAAGGAGGACTGCTGGGTGATTTTTGACAATGTGGTCTATGATGTGACAGACTTTATTGCGGATCACCCCGGTGGCGAGGATTTGATCATGGAGTATGCTGGCCAGGATGTGACAGCGATCATGAAGAACAAGGACTCACACGTCCACTCGCGCAGTGCGTACACGATGTTGGGCGACTTTGCCATCGGCAAAGTTTCGTTGCCAGAGACGATGTCGCCGGAGGGTATGGCACCGGCCTTCCTGCCAGCGGATGCGCACATTTCGGATGACTTTGTGCCGGAGGAGACAGACGTGGCCAAGGACTATGTGCACCACCAGTTCCTCGACCTGTCCAAGCCGCTCATCCCGCAAATGTGGTACTCATCGTTCTCGAAGGAGTTTTACCTGGAGCAGGTGCACATCCCGCGACACTGCAAGGAGCCAGCCCAGCTGATGCCTTACGCCTTCCTCGAGGTGTTTACGAAGACGCCATGGTATGTGATCCCGATGATGTGGCTGCCGATCGCAGCGGCCTTTTTCCACCTATCTGCCACGCAGTACAAGGAGTTCTTCTACACGGGCAACGCCACACTGTCGAATATGGAAGGCTATGCGGCCGCGTTTGGCTGCTTTGTCTTTGGTGTCGTGTTCTGGACCTTCCTCGAATACCTGTTCCACCGCTTCCTCTTCCACATGGACCGGCTCCTACCGCGCCACCAGTTCTTCTACCTGATGCACTTTttgctgcatggcatccatcACTTTTTGCCGATGGACCGCTACCGCCTCGTTATGCCGCCCGTTCTTTtcgcgacgctgtcgttcccgatgctgctgctcgcgcatgccgtgctgccgACCGCGATGGCCAACGGCGTCATCTCCGGCTCGTACTCGATGTATGTCGTGTATGACACGATGCACTATGCACTGCACCACACCAAGCTGCCCGAGTACGTACGGGAGCAAAAGCGGTATCATCTTGAGCACCACTACAAGAACTACGAGCTGGGCTTCGGTGTGACCAGCAAAATCTGGGACTATGTCTTTCATACTGTACTTGTGTAG
- a CDS encoding COX assembly mitochondrial protein 1: MASQNSTHVMSNREFETFMKNRKLEAYKACDPLVQEFVACSRNRVFSVLWACSEQSKRMKDCIRSFAEEKSVMAAGEEYLRTHRRQV; the protein is encoded by the exons ATGGCGTCCCAGAACAGCACACATGTGATGAGCAATCGCGAGTTTGAGACATTTATGAAAAACCGTAAACTCGAAGCATACAAGGCGTGTGACCCGCTTGTCCAAG AATTTGTGGCCTGCTCGCGCAACCGCGTCTTCTCCGTACTGTGGGCCTGCAGTGAACAAAGCAAGCGCATGAAGGACTGCATTAGATCCTT TGCGGAAGAAAAGTCCGTTATGGCTGCGGGGGAAGAATACCTGCGAACGCATCGACGACAGGTGTAG
- a CDS encoding ATP-dependent RNA helicase DDX51/DBP6, whose product MSLAGKPKTKAKQRYLKAKKDRRKARKAAGPKPPGEASKKQRWEQHEEQQSDEDDDVSVRDDAVTTEDAGALPDTSAASQNDRQEETTSEPAATTTYLYRFPRPQQTASDDATDLLASQGIPDALLHPTEVAASKTQALDTPDDQLLHLCPETRRQLAELGITEWFAVQATVIPALLHDPRMRHTYLPYTPPHDLCISAPTGSGKTLAYIVPIMELLRTRTIVQLRALILVPTRDLAVQVRDVFEAVAKGSGLRAATITGHHSFRHEQEQLLHVDVVMATPGRLVDHIRGTPGFTLEHLRFLVIDEADRLLGQSFQEWVSTLLDALEPHGPSDRLCAPPRLWTESDTWARDDIQVPQPSVQKLLFSATLSRDPAKISALRLRDPQFIRVRDGAEQGQFALPSSLHQHMLICPTNEKVLHLLHMLHGDQHIRQALCFTKSVDAANRLVHLLLFFEEAWAQATAQPPLHIHFYSSDLRTSERKQLLRAFERGEVDVLVCSDLIARGIDLPDVRHVISYDVPVDMAKYVHRVGRTARAGRVGDAWSLVEEQEVYHFKRMLNEAGQLEHIQRHKVHSGAFDPLLPHYKAALARLAQLYSQQR is encoded by the coding sequence ATGAGCTTGGCAGGCAAGCCCAAGACCAAGGCCAAGCAGCGCTACCTGAAAGCCAAGAAGGACCGGCGCAAGGCCCGCAAAGCCGCTGGCCCGAAGCCGCCTGGCGAAGCTTCCAAGAAGCAGCGATGGGAGCAGCACGAGGAGCAACAAagcgacgaggacgacgacgtatCAGTACGGGACGACGCGGTCACGACGGAGGATGCGGGCGCCCTGCCGGACACCAGCGCTGCCTCACAGAATGACCGTCAAGAAGAAACGACAAGTGAACCTGCCGCGACTACTACCTACCTCTACCGCTTTCCACGCCCGCAGCAGACGGCGAGCGATGACGCCACCGATCTCCTTGCCTCGCAAGGCATCCCCGATGCGCTCTTACACCCCACTGAAGTGGCTGCCTCCAAGACACAGGCGCTCGATACCCCCGATGACCAGCTCCTGCACCTGTGTCCCGAGAcgcggcggcagctcgccgagctAGGGATCACCGAGTGGTTTGCCGTTCAGGCCACTGTGATTCCCGCGCTGCTACACGATCCTCGCATGCGACACACATACCTGCCTTACACGCCACCGCATGACTTGTGCATTTCCGCACCGACAGGCAGCGGCAAGACTCTTGCCTACATCGTGCCTATCATGGAATTGCTGCGGACTCGTACGATCGTGCAGCTCCGAGCGTTGATCCTCGTGCCCACccgcgacttggccgtgcAAGTGCGCGACGTATTCGAAGCCGTCGCCAAGGGTAGTGGTCTGCGAGCTGCGACCATCACTGGCCATCACAGTTTCCGACACGAGCAGGAGCAACTCCTTCACGTGGATGTTGTCATGGCCACACCTGGTCGGCTAGTGGATCATATCCGCGGCACGCCTGGGTTCACTCTGGAGCACTTGCGTTTTCTCGtgatcgacgaggcagaCCGCCTCCTTGGCCAGTCTTTTCAGGAATGGGTATCGACGCTCCTAgacgcgctcgagccacACGGACCGTCAGATCGCCTCTGTGCTCCTCCGCGACTCTGGACCGAATCCGACACATGGGCGCGGGACGATATACAAGTGCCGCAGCCGAGCGTACAAAAATTGCTGTTCTCCGCCACACTCTCGCGTGATCCAGCCAAGATAAGTGCACTGCGTCTGCGCGACCCGCAGTTTAtccgcgtgcgcgacggcgcagaACAGGGCCAATTCGCCCTCCCATCGAGTCTGCACCAGCACATGCTCATCTGCCCCACCAACGAAAAGGTCTTGCACCTtctgcacatgctgcatggcgatCAGCACATTCGCCAGGCACTGTGCTTCACCAAGAGTGTCGATGCGGCCAACCGCCTTGTTCACCTCCTGCTCTTCTTCGAAGAAGCCTGGGCCCAGGCCACGGCTCAGCCGCCACTCCACATCCACTTTTACTCCTCGGACCTGCGTACGAGCGAGCgcaagcagctgctgcgggCGTTTGAGCGTGGTGAAGTGGACGTGCTCGTGTGCTCGGATTTGATTgcgcgcggcatcgacTTGCCGGATGTGCGCCATGTGATTTCGTACGACGTGCCTGTCGATATGGCCAAGTATGTGCACCGTGTGGGCCGCACGGCTCGTGCAGGCCGTGTGGGCGATGCATGGAGCCTGGTGGAAGAACAAGAAGTGTACCACTTCAAGCGCATGCTAAACGAGGCTGGGCAGCTGGAACATATCCAGCGACACAAGGTGCACTCTGGCGCGTTTGATCCACTCCTACCCCACTACAAGGCAGCTCTAGCGCGCCTCGCACAACTCTATAGTCAACAGCGCTAA
- a CDS encoding DnaJ subfamily C member 8: MTEGAPLAPGPPPGPPPRPPRVRRKLVVDESKLSPKERYTQSQRREVDRVLTRAFRMNPYDILDLTQDADEKTIQKSYRKKSLLIHPDKMTEDQARAEEAFDLLKKSLDHLLDENRRKALDETVTSARCLALRELGLPMTLTNEEIELEKVPGGRLDQIAPSFEDRIKIYVKDIVLDEELKKRKAIQHKQEAEIEAAKLRMDAEEERKRRAELDTAWEEAREDRVQGWRSFNKTTKRRKKGPAVLG, from the exons ATGACGGAGGGAGCCCCTTTGGCTCCAGGCCCACCGCCGGGtccgccgccacggccaccgcGTGTGCGGCGAaagctcgtcgtcgacgagtcGAAGCTATCTC CGAAGGAGCGCTATACACAAAGTCAGCGCCGCGAAGTGGATAGAGTGCTCACGAGAGCATTCCGCATGAATCCGTACGACATACTTGACCTCACACAGGATGCGGATGAAAAGACGATCCAAAAGTCGTACCGCAAAAAGAGTCTGCTAATCCACCCAGACAAGATGACAGAGGATCAGGCACGTGCCGAAGAGGCCTTTGATCTGCTGAAAAAGTCCCTGGACCATCTGCTCGACGAGAACCGGAGGAAAGCGCTGGATGAAACGGTAACGAGTGCGCGCTGtctcgcgctgcgtgagctggGTCTGCCGATGACGCTGACGAACGAGGAAATTGAGCTGGAAAAGGTGCCTGGCGGTCGACTGGATCAGATTGCGCCGTCGTTCGAAGATCGCATCAAAATTTATGTCAAAGATATTGTCCTCGATGAGGAGCTGAAGAAGCGAAA AGCGATTCAGCATAAACAAGAGGCCGAGATCGAGGCTGCCAAACTACGGATGGATGCCGAGGAGGAGCGCAAACGGCGCGCCGAACTCGATACGGCTTGGGAAGAGGCAAGAGAGGATCGTGTGCAGGGCTGGCGGTCCTTCAACAAGACTACGAAGCGTCGTAAAAAAGGCCCAGCTGTGCTGGGCTAA